The genomic region GTGGGATCTGAATTCCCGTGAAAAGCTGCTCCAGTACTGCGAAGAGCGCGACATTCCGGTGGAGATGAAGAAGGGCAAGTCGCCTTACTCCATGGATGCCAACTTGCTGCACATTTCTTACGAAGGCATGAATCTGGAAGATCCTTGGGCGGAAGCCGAGGAAGAGATGTGGCGCTGGAGTGTGTCTCCGGAAGCTGCGCCAGAAAAGCCGACGTACATTGAGCTTGAGTACCGTAGGGGCGACATTGTTGCCGTTGACGGCGTTGAAATGAAGGCACACGAAGTGCTGGAGCACCTGAACAAGGTTGGCGGCGCCAATGGTGTTGGTCGCTTGGATATTGTTGAGAACCGTTATGTAGGCATGAAATCCCGTGGTTGTTACGAAACACCGGGTGGCACCATTATGCTGCGTGGGCACCGTGCCATCGAGTCCATCACTCTGGATCGCGAAGTAGCTCACTTGAAAGACAGCCTGATGCCGCGCTATGCCGAGGTTATTTATAACGGCTACTGGTGGTCGCCGGAGCGTGAAGCTCTACAGGCGCTGATTGATCAGACTCAGGCCTACGTGAACGGTACGGTTCGTTTGAAACTTTATAAGGGCAACGTGGATGTGGTTGGTCGTAAGTCAGACGATTCACTGTTCGATGAGAAGATTGCGACGTTCGAGGAAGATCATGGTGCCTATGATCAGAAGGACGCGGAAGGCTTTATCAAGCTGAACGCTCTGCGCCTGCGCATTGCCGCTGGCAAGGGTCGTAAGCTTTAAGGTCAGGCCCAAGCTATAAAATTATGCAGAGTACGCCCGGAACTCTCCGGGCGTTTTTCCTTCCACAGCTTTGAATTTACGGTGGAACGAGGTGGTTTCGCTGTAGCCCAGCCTTAGTGCAATATCCGGAATGGTCAGGTCGCTGTTCAGTAGATAATCTTCTGCCATTTTCTGTCTTACTTCATCCAGCAGTTTCTGATACGAAACCCCTTCTTGGCTGAGTTTTCGCTGTAGGGTTCGGCTGGTTATTCCTAAATCTTCTGCCACCATGTCTTGCCGGGTTATGCCGTGCAGCAATTGTTGCTGAATGCTGTGCTTTACCCGTGAGGTGAGGTCGGTGTCTGTATCCAGTGAGGCCAGTTGGGTGAGGGCGTGGGCTTCCAGCGTTTTGCGTAGCATGGGGTCTGGCTGGCGCAAGCGTGTGTTCATCAACTCTTGTTTCAGGGTAATAGAGTCTTCATCTGCACCAAACTGCACCGGGCAGTTCCAGCGCTGGCGGTAGGCCTGTTCCAGTTCGGCGCCGGGTGATTGTCGCTTCAGGCGCACGCGGGTGGGGGAGGCGGCCGTGTCGTCTGCTAGCCAGCGGGCGTAGGTTACCCAGGAGGCGAATACGTTATCGACCACTTGTGGCCGTACTATGGGGTCGTCGTAGTTGCAGTGCCAGGTGAGTTTGATTGAGCCTTGGGCCATGGCGAGCCCGGTTGTTCCCATGTCGCCAACCAGTTTTTCAAATGGGGCAATTCGCGCAACGGCTTCCCCCAGGGTGGCGCAACTCATGGTGATGTAACCCAGTACGCTGTAGGAGCCTGGCTGCACGAAGTCGCCGGTTTCTAGCCCAAGAATCGGGTTGTTGGTGAGTTCGCACAGTAGGAGGATGAAACTCTGAAACTGCTCGCCGTTAATCCGATCCTCGTTGGAATCCAGAATGGCAGGATCCAGGCCGGCTTTTGTAAAAAGAGCGGAGGTGTCGGCACCTGCGGATTCGGCGGCGCGAACGTATTGGCGAAGCGCGGCTATAGATGCGGTTCCAAGATTCTTCATGATTACAGCGCAGTTTTTTGGAAGTTATGGCCGCAGTATAACGGAAGTTGTGCCGAAGGACTTTAAGCGAAGAATGTGTATGGCGCAGAAAATAAAAAAGCCAGCTAATTAGCTGGCCTAAAAAGAGAACAACGAAAGTGCCTGAGAAATTCGTTAATTCGATGGATTTCCCATTTGGCGGCGGAGGTACAACTCGGCTCCTCCGCCATGGGGGATACTGCTTAAATCCACAATTTCAGAATAGGGTTTTCGCTTTACTGTGTCTGTGTGTGATGTGTGTCGCACTGTTACGAATTGTTTTCCGGGTCAGGCGTTTGTGCCCATCTCTGGTGCGGTTTCGGTAAACCGGCGTGTTTCGTAAGCGTCCATCAGGCCGTGAACAGAAGCCCGCTCCATATCCTGAATGGAGGGTGTGCCGTTCTGGGCATCGGCTTTGCAAAGCGCCATGCCCGCTTCTACGGAAATATACCCTGCGGTGGTTTTCAGGGCTTTGTGGTTAATGCCATCGAACACCCGTCGAAAGGCGGTTGTTGTGCAGTTGTCGCTGTTCGGGAAATAGGCAATGAGTGCGAACTGGTTGTCACCCACGCGGCACAGAACATCGATGGGGCGAACCAGAGTGCTCAGCCTGCGAGCAATGCCAACGGCCAACTCGGTCATTACCGAGGGCGGGTGCTTGCCTTTTAACTCTTGCCAGTTACGAATGCCGCACAGCACATAGGCGGATGCGCCACCCCGGGATTCTGCGTGTCGCAACATTTTGGTGAGGCGGTCGCGGCCATAGCGGTTGTTGCAAAGCCCGGTTTCCAGGTCGATGATGTTGCTGGATTCTAAGTCCCGGTTGTTTTCGATGAGCAGGGCATTGGCGCGCAGCAGGGTGTTTTGGCGATCTGCCATGCGATCCGCGGCATAAATTCTGGGGATCAGCTGCTTGGTCATGTCGGACTTGTAGATGAAGTCGTCTACGCCCCGATCGAATGCTTCTGCCAGGGCGGCTACACTTTCCCTAGCCGTTAGGAGGATCACATAGGTGTAGTGGTTGTTTTGTTCATCTTGTTGGCGCACTTGATCGGTTAGCTGCAAGCCGTCCATTTCAGGCATCAGCCAGTCTGCTATCAGCACGCTCACTGGGCGTTGTTCTATCAGCTTAAGCGCCGCCGGCGCGTCGTTGACGATACGTACGTCGCGATATCCGGCATTTCGCAGGGTGCGGCCAACCACCATACTGCTGAATTTCGCGTCGTCTACTACAAGGATAGGGAGATCTAGGTTTGGCATTGTTATCTACTTTTACCAGTCCATTGTCGGATGCGGGGAGTTCCGGGGCTTGGTATGCTTGGCCCTTATTTTGAAGCACCGAGTATACTCGCTACAGCTCCCGGAGAATAACGATCATGCCTTCTTTTGACATTGTTTCTGAAATCGACATGCACGAAGTCACCAATGCGGTGGATCAAACCAAGCGGGATCTTGGCAACCGCTGGGATTTTAAAAACGTAGACGCAGATGTTGAGCTGGATGAAAAGGGCATTACGATCAGTGCACCTCAGGAATTCCAGCTTGAGCAGCTTATGGATATGCTGCGGATGGCGTTTGCCAAGCGCAACATCGATAGCCGTGCCCTGGAAGAAGACGGCGACAGCAAAGCCGGCAAACTCGTAAAGCAACATTTGAAACTGAGGCAGGGCATTGAAACGGACATGGCCAAAAAGGTTGTGAAGATGATCAAGGATGCCAAGCTGAAGGTGCAGACCAGTATTCAGGGCGACAAGGTTCGGGTTAACGGTAAGAAGCGGGACGACCTGCAAACCGCCATTGCCTTGCTACGTGAAACCGAACTGGAAATACCTCTACAGTTCAATAATTTTCGTGACTGATTCGGAGGCTCCCCCATTTCAACCGGCACCCGCCTGGATCTGATCCGGGATACCCTGCACACCTACACTCGTTGGCAGGTGATTGCGTTGCTGTTCCTCGGTTTTTCTGCCGGGCTGCCATTCTTGCTGGTTTTTTCTACGCTGAACGCGCGCTTGGCGGATGTGGGCGTGGAGACGGCGACCATCGGGTTTTTCAGCTGGCTGGGGATTACCTACTCTATCAAGGTGTTCTGGGCGCCGGTGGTGGATCGGCTGAAGCTGCCGGTGTTGGACAAGCTGTTGGGCAAGCGCAGAAGCTGGATATTGCTGGCGCAGGTGGGTATTGCCACCGGTTTGTACCTGATGGCTCATGTAGATGCCATCGCGGTACCCGAAACCATGGCGTTATGCGGGTTGCTGGTGGCGTTTTCCTCTGCAACTCAGGATGTGGCCATTGATGCCTACCGTATCGAGGTCGCCGAAGAGCGGCTTCAGGCGGCTTTGGCGGCAACGTATATTTTTGGCTATCGGCTGGCGCTGCTGGTTGCCGGTGCGGGCGCTCTGTATTTGGCGGAGTTCTGGTCTTGGCAGGTGTCTTACGAGGTGATGGCCGCGTTGGTTGGCGTTGGCGCGTTAACCGTGCTGATTGTGCGCGAGCCGGAGGTGAATCATTTTGCGGCCGCCAAGGACATTGCACACAAAATCGAGCAGGAAACCGCGAAGCGCACTCATCTCGGCCCCCGGGTAGCCCGCTTTGCAGGCTGGTTTTATGCCGCCATTGCCGGGCCTTTTCTGGATTTTTTCCAGCGCTACAAAGAGCTTTCCATTGCGATTTTGCTGATGGTGGCGGTGTACCGCATTTCTGATATTGCCATGGGCGTGATGGCCAACCCGTTCTATCTGGATTTTATGGGCTTCAGTAAAACCCAGGTTGCGGATGTTACCAAGATTTTCGGGTTTTTCATGACCATTGTAGGCTCCTTGGCAGGGGGTGTTCTGGTGGTGCGCTACGGCACAAGGAAGGTCTTGCTAGCGGGTGCCATTATGACTGCGGCTACGAATTTGCTGTTTGTGTTTCTGGCTCAGTACCCGCCGAACCTCGCCACTCTGGCAGCGGTGGTAAGTGCCGATAACCTCAGCGGCGGCATTGCTAATGTGGCATTGATTGCCTGGCTTTCCAGCATGACCAGTGCCTCTTTTACCGCCACACAGTATGCGCTGTTCAGCTCTTTGATGACGTTGCCGGGAAAGTTTTTGGGCGGTTTTTCGGGCATGATTGTTGCCGGTTTTGGTTATGCGGAGTTCTTCCTCGTGGCTGGTCTGATGGGGATTCCCGCCATTCTTCTGGCCTGGTTCCTGATTCGCCAGGGCGAGAGGCTGGATGCGCTGGCACCTGATCACACGGGTGGTGGTAGCGCAGACGTTACACAGACAGCAGGCGGGTAGACGCTATGGGGCAGCCAGCGGAACCGGGGAAAGATCAAAAGATCTGGCAGGTCGTGATCGCGATCCCTGCGGGCAAGGTCGCAAGCTACGGCCAGGTAGCCGAAATGGCCGGCCTCGGGCGCCAGGCCCGCTACATAGGCCGCGCCCTAGGCAAGCTTCCCCAAGGCCATTCTGTTCCTTGGTACCGGGTTATCCGCAGCAACGGCCAGATAGCCTTTGCGGAAGGCTCTGAGATTTACAACGAGCAGGTTGGCTTGCTAGAAGCTGAAGGCGTGGAAGTGGTAAATGGCCGGGTGGTTATGCGGCTGTTTCGTTGGCAATAAGCGTTTGTAGCTGTTTAAGCACCATTAACTGCTCATTGTTGAGGGGCTGAGCCAGCCGGGTTTCGATGTAAGTCGATAGCTTATCAAGTGCTTGTAGGCACTCGTTGTACAGCTCTCCGGCTCTGGATGCTGTTAGTTCGCAGGCTTGCATACCGAAGCGCTCCAGTGCATTGCGAGCGATCCATTTCTTGCTACCTGCGAGCGTTAGCGCCGGTATGTCCTGATTGATATAGGCTGTAGTGCAGACGATGTCATAAGCTGGTGCAAGCCTGATGGATTCAGTGTTCTCGTAAACCAGGCCGAAATTTTTCAGGTGCGCATCTCCGTTTTGAAGCGCGTTGCTGATTACGAGGATTTTGAAGAACTGCTCTAAAGAAGACGTTTTGTTTTCAGGGCTCACAAAGATTTTTATTGTTTTTGCGACCTGTTCATAGCTTCCCGTGTACTTGTCTTCTCGCTTTTTGGCCTGAAGGACGCACATATCTTCAAAGCCAAGCGCGCTGCCGTCCTCCTTTAGATCAAACCGTTTCATAATAAACAGCGATTCGTCATCAGAGAGGTAGAACTCCGGCACCGGAATTCCCGCATATTTACTGGCTAGCATGCAGCAGTATTCATTGAGCGCAAGGGCAGGGTAGTCTGGGCCCCAAGCTTTAACGATGAAGTCATCCAGTTGCAAAGTCGCTTTGTTCTGAAGCTGTGCCAGTACTTTGGGCTGTACGCCACTCAACGCTGAGCGCAGTGCAAACCGTGACACCAATTCATCAAATAGGCTCGGGTTATCGGAGTGCAGAAGTGTGTCTAGGTGAAGTGGTGATTTCTCAAGCTGGTTATCGCGGACATATTCAACACGCCCACGAAAATTGGGGGCAAGCAATTTCAAAAGCCCAAAATCATCGGTATCAGTAATTTTCGCAAACTGCTTTTTTATAATCGAGAGCAAGTAGCCTTCGGGCAGGTGCATTTCGAATATAGGGTGTAAGCGATGGTGGCTATAGTCTTTTTGACGTATAGGCATGGTCAGCGAAACGAACTGCTCGGGGAGCGAAGTTTCGCTGTAACGGAATATGAACTCTTTGGTTTCCGAAAATAGCTTCCCTGCTTGCTGTCGATCAACGCATACGTTGAGCTCACTGCTCATCTCTCAGCTCCTCAAACGTAGGGAAGGGTGACTTGTCCCGAATGGCTAATTCTTTACCCAGATAATCCAGCACTTTCATGACTTTTTTTATACCAATATCACCCGAGCGGCCATTTTCAAGCGCGTTGATGGTCGCGCGGGATATGCCGAGGTGTTCAGCCATTTTTTGCTGAGACACCCCGTGCTGCTGGCGTAAGGCTGATATTTTTTGCCCTAGGGCTTGGTAGTCCATTTTGCTCACGATTGGCTAATATACTTCACATACTAATGACATTTCTTGATTTGTAAAGTATTTTGGTCATTTTTGAGCTTGGGCCCAGCTGGCAGTCGGTAATTGCAATCACGGAATCTTGAACAGCGTTAGCGCTGCATTCCCTTTCCATACGAAGTTTGGTGAGGGTTAAGCGCCTTTTTGGTTTTCGATGTATTGCTTTATAGTCGAAAGCGGTGCGCCACCGCAGGTGATTACGCAGTAGCTTTTCGACCAGAAAACTGGTTTCCAGTAATAGCTATTAACGTGGTCGGCAAACTCTTTCCTGATTCTTCGAGAGGTTCCCGTTTTCAGGGCGTTCACAAAATCAGCTACGGCGTATTTGGGGGGTAGTTCCATCAAAATATGGATGTGGTCAGGCTCGCCGTTTACCTCAAAAAGCTCCCCCTCCCAAGCGCTCACACGCTCAGAAATCAGTTCAGACAGGCGAGCTAATATGCCCTCGTTAATGACCGGGTTTCGATACTTTGTCACAAGAACCAAGTGATACTTTGTGTTGTATACGCAATGGTGCTGAGCTTTCAGGGTTGTTTTAGACATAGGAACCAATTATATTAGGATTCATGGATAAGCGCAAAATCAATTACAAGCTCTACCCCAGCCAATCGCAATCTGAGCGGTTGCTTGAGAGCTTGCGCTTACACCAACAACTTTATAATGCCGCACTACAAGAGCGTATCGACTGTTACCGAAAAACCGGAAAGTCGATATCCTATAACGACCAACAAGCCAGTTTGACTCAGATCCGCGCCGACCATCCCGAATACAAAGCCATTCCGGTTTACATTACCCGAATGACGCTTCGCCGCCTGGACAAAGCGTTCAAAGCATTTTTTGAGCGCGTAAAGAAAGGCCAGGCTCCGGGGTTCCCCCGCTTTCGCTCACTCAGCCGGTTTTCCAGTTTTGAGATGTGCGGTGGCAGCGGCTGGGCGTTTATTCCCGAGGCGAACGGTAAGCACGGCAGGCTTTCGATCAACGGCATTGGCCGCATCAAGGCTCGGGGGAAGGCTCGAACTCTGGGAAAGGTCAAAACTAGCCAGGTTATCCATAAGCACGGGCAGTGGTTCTTATCAGTCACCGTCGAATGTGAGCCTGTGCGGGCCTGCAAAGGCCAGAAAGCTTGCGGGTTCGATTGGGGCGTGGAGTATTTAGGCACGGTTACGCACGAAAACGGCGAGCATTACGCGATCGAGAACCCACGTTACTACCGGGACTCCAAAGAGAGCTTGCTGCCGATGCAGCAGGCTGTATCACGCAAAAAGCGAGGTTCCAACCGGTGGAAGCGGGCCTGTAAAGTTCTGACTCAAGCCAGAGCTAAGGTTGCCCGGCAGCGCCACCACGATCACCATCAACTGAGTCACGATCTAGCGAAGGAATACACGCTCTTTGCCACGGAAAAACTGACCATTCGGAACATGACCCGAACGGCAAAAGGCACACTCGAAAAGCCAGGGAAAATGGTCAAGCAGAAGTCCGGGTTAAACCGGGAGATACTAGACACCGCGCCGGCAAAGTTGCTGGCCATGATTCACTACAAAGTCGAAGAAACTGGTGGTGAGTTTGTCGAAATACCCACTCGAAAAGCAAAGCCGAGTCAGCGTTGCCCTGCCTGCTGGGAGGTCGTAAAAAAGACGCTCAGCGAACGAACGCATCAGTGCGATTGCGGCTGTACCATGCCGCGTGACGCGGCGAGCGGCCTTGTAGCTATCAAGTGGGCTTTAGGTTTGGGCGGAAACTCGCCCAATGCAGGTCACTCTGCAAAACCGCTTCTAAGTGTGGCTTAGTGGCGGTAGTTTATATGCCCAAATTCCAACTACGAGAGCCTGATGTCTATATTATTGTTTGTTTTCATTATCATGCCGATTGCTGAAATGGCGGTGCTCATTCAGGTTGGTGGCATGATTGGTGTGTTCAACACCATTGGCTTTGTTCTACTGACGGCGGTTATTGGTGCCTGGCTGCTTCGCCAGCAAGGTATGGCAACGCTGCTTAAGGCTAACCAGCGCCTTAGCAGCGGTGAACTGCCTGCAAAAGAAGTGGCCGAAGGGTTGATCTTGGCTGTTGGTGGTGTGCTTTTGATCACTCCTGGATTTATTACCGATGCCTTCGGGTTTCTCTGTCTCATTCCTTTTACTCGATACTGGCTATCTGCCTTGGCCTTGAGGCGCATGGTGGCTTCAAGCAAGAGCGGCGGGTTCTATTTTCGGGCCGGTGGTGGCCAAAGCCCGTTTGGGCAAGAGCCCTTTGGTGATCGTAATAACCCCTTTGGTCAGCAGCGCCCGTTTGATCGCGATGGCAGCGGCGACATTATTGAAGGGGAGTACCGGGATGAGACCAAAACCGACCATGATCGCCTTGATAAAAAGTAAAAAGATTTATCGAATCGGGTGTTGAAAAGCCCGGTGCCAGCCCCACATAGGATTCACAAGTTTGCTGCAGGCTGATACCGGCTCGAAAACAGCAGGTTAGAAGCCGAGCATTTTTGTCGGATTGCCGCAAGAAGCGTGCCCCGATTTGCCGGGGCCACATGAGGAAATCCGGCCATAAACAGCAAATGTCATTGCCACATTAATCTGACTATTGGAGACACCGAGCAATGAAGATTCGTCCGTTACACGATCGTGTTGTTGTACGCCGTAAAGAAGAAGAAGAGAAAACTGCGGGTGGCATCGTGCTGCCAGGTAACGCTAAAGAGAAGCCGTCTCAGGGTGAGGTTATAGCCGTGGGCAACGGTCGCGTTCTGGAAAATGGTGAAACTCTTGCTGTGGCAGTCAAAGCGGGTGATACCGTGGTATTTGGCCAATATGCCGGCAACACCGTAAAAATCGACGGTGAAGAGCTGCTCATCATGAGCGAGAGCGACATTTACGGCGTGCTTGAGTGATCGCGGAAGCAATTCGCACGAACAGTCATTCCCCCGATTGATTCAACGAATTCGGTTTAACGAACAGGGATAGATTACATGTCAGCAAAAGAAGTCAAATTCGGTGATAGCGCCCGCAAGCGTATGGTTGCAGGCGTAAATATTCTGGCAGACGCAGTCAGGGTAACTCTCGGCCCCAAAGGCCGTAACGTGGTTTTGGAGAAGTCTTTCGGCTCTCCAACCATCACTAAAGATGGTGTATCGGTTGCCAAAGAAATCGAACTGAAAGACAAGTTCGAGAACATGGGCGCCCAGATGGTGAAGGAAGTTGCTTCCCAGGCTAACGAAACCGCCGGTGACGGTACTACCACTGCGACCGTTCTGGCTCAGTCCATCGTTAACGAGGGCGTGAAGGCAGTGACTGCCGGCATGAACCCGATGGATCTGAAGCGCGGTATCGACAAGGCGACTGCAGAAGCCGTAAAAGCCATTCGTGAACTGGCTCGGCCCTGCGACGACAGCCGCAGCATTGCTCAGGTAGGCACTATCTCCGCCAACGGCGATGAGACCATTGGCCGGCTTATTGCTGATGCCATGCAAAAAGTGGGTAAAGAAGGCGTGATCACGGTTGAAGAAGGCCGTGGCCTGGAAGACGAGCTAGACGTGGTTGAAGGTATGCAGTTCGACCGCGGCTTCCTGTCTCCGTACTTCATCAACAACCAAGACAACATGTCTGTTGAACTTGATGACCCGTACATGCTGCTGGTTGACAAGAAAATTTCCAACATCCGCGAACTGCTGCCGTTGCTGGAATCTGTTGCCAAATCTGGCAAGCCGCTGATGATCATCGCCGAAGATATTGAAGGCGAAGCTCTGGCGACTCTGGTTGTGAACAACATGCGTGGCATTGTGAAAGCCGCCGCCGTTAAGGCGCCAGGCTTTGGTGATCGCCGCAAGGAAATGCTGCAGGACATCGCCATTCTGACCGGCGGTACTGTGATTTCGGAAGAAGTGGGCCTAAGCCTTGAGAACGCCACTCTGGACGATCTGGGTACCGCCAAGCGCGTAAACCTGACCAAAGAAAACACCACCATCATCGACGGAGCTGGTGCACAGGCTGATATCCAAGCCCGTGTTGAACAGGTGCGTAAGCAGATTGAAGACAGTACTTCAGACTACGATAAAGAGAAGCTCCAAGAGCGCGTGGCCAAGCTGGCTGGCGGTGTTGCTGTCATCAAGGTAGGCGCTGGTTCCGAAGTGGAAATGAAAGAGAAGAAGGCCCGCGTTGAAGACGCTCTTCACTCTACCCGTGCTGCTGTTGAAGAAGGCATTGTACCGGGCGGCGGTGTAACGCTGATCCGCGTTATCGAAGCGCTCAACAAGGTTGATGCTATCAACGAAGAGCAGAAAGCCGGTGTAAACATCCTGCGCCGCGCCATGGAAGCTCCTCTGCGCCAGATCGTTTCCAACGCTGGCGGCGAGTCTTCTGTCGTCGTTGCCAAGGTTCGCAACGGCGAAGGCGCCTTTGGCTACAACGCGGCTACCGAAGAGTACGGTGACATGCTGGAAATGGGTATCTTGGATCCTGCCAAGGTAACTCGTTCTGCGCTGCAGGCTGCTGCGTCCATCGCATCTTTGATCATCACCACTGAGGCGATGATTGCAGATGAGCCAGATGACGGCACATCCGGTGGCGGTGCGCCAGATATGGGTGGAATGGGAGGCATGGGCGGCATGATGTAATGCCGGTCACGCTTTAAAAAACCCCGCGTTGGTTCACACTGACGCGGGGTTTTTGTTTTTTTGTCATGGACTTGGCCGGCTTGTTTGTTAGACTCGGCAACCGGTCAAACTGTCTGTGTGTAACCGAATGAGTGACGCTGAACCAAAACCTTTTCTTCGCCCTGGCAAGCTATTTTTGCTTGTGTTGCTCGGGCTGTTTGTTTACCTAGGTGCACTCATAGCTTTTATTCCCGCTGGCTGGGTTTGGCATAAGGCCTCTCCCTATGTTTCGTTACCGCCTCAGGTGCAGGTGCAACAGGTGGCTGGCAGGGTGTGGGATGGTGCGGCTGGTGTGGTTATTTCGGGCTTCCCGATACGTGTTCAATGGCAACTGGGCTGGCCATCTATTACCGCGCTGGAGCAGCCAGTGCGAATTTCGGTGGAATCTCTGCAGTCGTCTGTTTCCGGTGATATAGCCCTTGGCTGGCCGGCAAATGTGCGGGTGAATGCTCGTGGCCAGGTTGCAGTGGCAGAGTTTGAAGATTTAATTCGCCGCAGTGGTGGCGCCATGATTGAAGGCGATGTGAGCATCGACCGCCTGGAATTGGCGTGGGCCGACGATCGCATTGTGCGCGCGGATGGCCTTGGCCGATGGGCAGGTGGCCGGGTGAGTTGGCCCATGGGAAGCCAGACTGGCCAGGCAGATTTCCCGCCCATGCAGGTCAACTTGGACACCACAGACGGTGGTGTGGCGTTGGTGGTTGCGGAGCAGGCGGGTAATGGCCCAGTTGCAGATGCCAATATTCTATGGAACGGGATGATGGAGTTGCGGGTTTACAAGCGCATGATTGATCTGGCCGGCCAACCCTGGCCAGATTCCGCGAGCCCCGATGATGTTGTGTTCCGTGTAAGGCAGCCGCTGTTACCGGGGGCGCGCTGATGGTTGCTATGCCGGCCCAAGAAACCCAGCACAGGATTGCGAAAGTAATCGCCAATCTTTTGCTTGTGTGGCTGGTGGTGTACCTAAGTGTGGCTGTGGCGAACATCACCTGGCTTTTTGCCTGGCAGGACAAACCGGTTGCGGTTGCTCCGGCGGGAGGCGCAGCAGGCGCTCAGGCTTTTGCGAGCTCGGGCGGTTACCCCATAGCTAGCTATGAGTTTTTTGGCCGGCCAGAAACCCTAGGTGAAGTGGCCGATGCCGTTAAACGTTCTGCCCCTGAAACCGGGTTAAGGCTGCGGCTTGAAGGCGTTCTGGTAGGACAGCGCCCGGAAGACTCTGGTGCTATAGTGGCCGGAAGCGACGGTGAAGCCATGTGGTACCGTGTGGGTGATTTGATGCCCGGCAATATCGAGTTGGCAGAGGTGGAGCCGGGGCGCATACTGATCCGCCGTGGTGGCCGCTACGAATCCTTGACCTTTGAAGAGGATGACGTGTCCACAATGGTTGCAGAGGTGGCTCAAGAGCCGGCAGAATCATCACCGGAAGCGTTTCTTGA from Marinobacter sp. LV10R510-11A harbors:
- a CDS encoding argininosuccinate synthase, which codes for MSDIKKVVLAYSGGLDTSVIVRWLQDTYNCEVVTFTADIGQGEEVEPARAKAEALGVKEIYVEDLREEFVRDYVFPMFRANTVYEGEYLLGTSIARPLIARRLIDIANQTGADAISHGATGKGNDQVRFELGAYALKPGVKVIAPWREWDLNSREKLLQYCEERDIPVEMKKGKSPYSMDANLLHISYEGMNLEDPWAEAEEEMWRWSVSPEAAPEKPTYIELEYRRGDIVAVDGVEMKAHEVLEHLNKVGGANGVGRLDIVENRYVGMKSRGCYETPGGTIMLRGHRAIESITLDREVAHLKDSLMPRYAEVIYNGYWWSPEREALQALIDQTQAYVNGTVRLKLYKGNVDVVGRKSDDSLFDEKIATFEEDHGAYDQKDAEGFIKLNALRLRIAAGKGRKL
- a CDS encoding AraC family transcriptional regulator, producing MKNLGTASIAALRQYVRAAESAGADTSALFTKAGLDPAILDSNEDRINGEQFQSFILLLCELTNNPILGLETGDFVQPGSYSVLGYITMSCATLGEAVARIAPFEKLVGDMGTTGLAMAQGSIKLTWHCNYDDPIVRPQVVDNVFASWVTYARWLADDTAASPTRVRLKRQSPGAELEQAYRQRWNCPVQFGADEDSITLKQELMNTRLRQPDPMLRKTLEAHALTQLASLDTDTDLTSRVKHSIQQQLLHGITRQDMVAEDLGITSRTLQRKLSQEGVSYQKLLDEVRQKMAEDYLLNSDLTIPDIALRLGYSETTSFHRKFKAVEGKTPGEFRAYSA
- a CDS encoding response regulator, translating into MPNLDLPILVVDDAKFSSMVVGRTLRNAGYRDVRIVNDAPAALKLIEQRPVSVLIADWLMPEMDGLQLTDQVRQQDEQNNHYTYVILLTARESVAALAEAFDRGVDDFIYKSDMTKQLIPRIYAADRMADRQNTLLRANALLIENNRDLESSNIIDLETGLCNNRYGRDRLTKMLRHAESRGGASAYVLCGIRNWQELKGKHPPSVMTELAVGIARRLSTLVRPIDVLCRVGDNQFALIAYFPNSDNCTTTAFRRVFDGINHKALKTTAGYISVEAGMALCKADAQNGTPSIQDMERASVHGLMDAYETRRFTETAPEMGTNA
- a CDS encoding YajQ family cyclic di-GMP-binding protein, encoding MPSFDIVSEIDMHEVTNAVDQTKRDLGNRWDFKNVDADVELDEKGITISAPQEFQLEQLMDMLRMAFAKRNIDSRALEEDGDSKAGKLVKQHLKLRQGIETDMAKKVVKMIKDAKLKVQTSIQGDKVRVNGKKRDDLQTAIALLRETELEIPLQFNNFRD
- a CDS encoding AmpG family muropeptide MFS transporter; its protein translation is MIALLFLGFSAGLPFLLVFSTLNARLADVGVETATIGFFSWLGITYSIKVFWAPVVDRLKLPVLDKLLGKRRSWILLAQVGIATGLYLMAHVDAIAVPETMALCGLLVAFSSATQDVAIDAYRIEVAEERLQAALAATYIFGYRLALLVAGAGALYLAEFWSWQVSYEVMAALVGVGALTVLIVREPEVNHFAAAKDIAHKIEQETAKRTHLGPRVARFAGWFYAAIAGPFLDFFQRYKELSIAILLMVAVYRISDIAMGVMANPFYLDFMGFSKTQVADVTKIFGFFMTIVGSLAGGVLVVRYGTRKVLLAGAIMTAATNLLFVFLAQYPPNLATLAAVVSADNLSGGIANVALIAWLSSMTSASFTATQYALFSSLMTLPGKFLGGFSGMIVAGFGYAEFFLVAGLMGIPAILLAWFLIRQGERLDALAPDHTGGGSADVTQTAGG
- a CDS encoding MGMT family protein, yielding MGQPAEPGKDQKIWQVVIAIPAGKVASYGQVAEMAGLGRQARYIGRALGKLPQGHSVPWYRVIRSNGQIAFAEGSEIYNEQVGLLEAEGVEVVNGRVVMRLFRWQ
- a CDS encoding type II toxin-antitoxin system HipA family toxin; the encoded protein is MSSELNVCVDRQQAGKLFSETKEFIFRYSETSLPEQFVSLTMPIRQKDYSHHRLHPIFEMHLPEGYLLSIIKKQFAKITDTDDFGLLKLLAPNFRGRVEYVRDNQLEKSPLHLDTLLHSDNPSLFDELVSRFALRSALSGVQPKVLAQLQNKATLQLDDFIVKAWGPDYPALALNEYCCMLASKYAGIPVPEFYLSDDESLFIMKRFDLKEDGSALGFEDMCVLQAKKREDKYTGSYEQVAKTIKIFVSPENKTSSLEQFFKILVISNALQNGDAHLKNFGLVYENTESIRLAPAYDIVCTTAYINQDIPALTLAGSKKWIARNALERFGMQACELTASRAGELYNECLQALDKLSTYIETRLAQPLNNEQLMVLKQLQTLIANETAA
- a CDS encoding helix-turn-helix transcriptional regulator gives rise to the protein MDYQALGQKISALRQQHGVSQQKMAEHLGISRATINALENGRSGDIGIKKVMKVLDYLGKELAIRDKSPFPTFEELRDEQ
- the tnpA gene encoding IS200/IS605 family transposase; amino-acid sequence: MSKTTLKAQHHCVYNTKYHLVLVTKYRNPVINEGILARLSELISERVSAWEGELFEVNGEPDHIHILMELPPKYAVADFVNALKTGTSRRIRKEFADHVNSYYWKPVFWSKSYCVITCGGAPLSTIKQYIENQKGA